A genome region from Candidatus Manganitrophaceae bacterium includes the following:
- a CDS encoding HD-GYP domain-containing protein gives MCQGAQFFGSQTDMTQDTRPKSYDEESADLGKNLVNQLAILIKTTQLHDSSNIALQQPTQNLFQTLNDLFLSDPDVVLNLEGDYLFLGDTKLKVDIDGFNNLMLVNEEMKKRKVGSIIFSPGITVEEILKFCTIFSRANTLLPKPYERLTELLESADLKNPGIEIYDERKEREDVEDVFRDKKELAKKTYLSTVTAVGEVMESIKLKKAVSLKKAKRVVQSMVDLILQEDSTLLGLTNLRDHDEYTYNHSVNVCILALAIGQRIGYTKKRLAELGMAALFHDLGKFLIPLEILNKPTDFTEEEWDIMRTHPILSVKELVRLKGINEMAVRVTIGAFEHHLNYDLSGYPKLANKRKLSLLGRIICIVDCYDALTASRVYSRTPFPPDKALKFMIAKSGTAFDPILLKLFVNAIGVYPIGTLVMLNTGEMGIVYSSNPNPEKSDRPKVRIILDASGVEVDEKVVDLTEKGEDESYLCEITKVIDATKYNIDVAKYFF, from the coding sequence TGCCAAGGCGCTCAGTTCTTTGGAAGTCAAACAGATATGACACAAGATACCCGCCCAAAGAGTTATGATGAAGAAAGTGCCGACCTGGGTAAGAACCTGGTGAATCAGCTTGCAATTCTCATTAAGACAACACAACTTCATGACTCAAGTAATATTGCCCTCCAGCAGCCGACCCAAAATCTTTTTCAGACCTTGAATGACCTTTTTTTGTCCGATCCGGATGTTGTCCTGAATCTTGAGGGAGACTATCTCTTTTTGGGAGATACCAAGCTCAAGGTTGATATCGACGGTTTCAATAATCTCATGTTGGTGAATGAGGAGATGAAGAAAAGAAAAGTAGGGAGCATCATTTTCTCTCCGGGGATTACAGTAGAGGAAATTCTGAAATTCTGCACAATATTCTCCCGCGCGAATACCCTTCTCCCGAAGCCCTATGAACGATTAACAGAGTTGCTTGAGAGTGCAGATCTTAAAAATCCTGGAATTGAGATTTATGATGAAAGGAAGGAAAGAGAGGATGTTGAGGATGTCTTCAGAGATAAAAAGGAGTTGGCCAAGAAGACCTATCTGAGTACGGTGACTGCGGTGGGTGAGGTGATGGAGAGCATCAAGCTCAAAAAGGCAGTGAGTCTTAAGAAGGCAAAGAGAGTGGTCCAATCGATGGTCGACTTGATATTACAGGAAGACTCCACCCTTCTCGGTCTGACCAATCTGAGAGATCATGATGAGTATACTTATAACCATTCGGTCAACGTCTGCATTTTGGCACTTGCCATCGGACAGAGGATTGGTTACACAAAAAAGCGCCTGGCCGAGTTGGGAATGGCGGCCCTCTTCCATGACCTCGGAAAGTTCCTCATCCCGCTGGAGATACTAAATAAGCCGACTGATTTTACAGAAGAAGAGTGGGATATTATGCGGACCCATCCGATCTTGTCTGTGAAGGAATTGGTTCGCCTGAAGGGGATCAATGAGATGGCAGTTCGTGTGACCATCGGGGCCTTTGAACATCATCTGAACTATGATCTTTCCGGGTATCCAAAATTGGCCAATAAAAGAAAGTTGAGCCTTCTGGGACGGATCATCTGTATTGTCGATTGTTATGATGCCTTAACGGCTTCCCGCGTTTATTCCCGGACCCCCTTCCCTCCGGATAAGGCCCTCAAATTCATGATTGCGAAGAGCGGGACGGCCTTTGATCCCATTCTGCTCAAACTTTTCGTCAATGCCATCGGTGTTTATCCGATCGGGACACTGGTGATGTTAAATACGGGCGAAATGGGTATTGTTTATTCGTCCAATCCAAATCCGGAAAAGAGTGATCGTCCAAAAGTGAGGATTATTCTTGACGCATCAGGTGTGGAGGTCGATGAAAAGGTAGTTGATTTGACAGAGAAGGGTGAAGATGAGTCTTATCTATGCGAGATCACGAAGGTGATTGATGCGACAAAATACAATATTGATGTCGCAAAGTATTTTTTCTGA